One Xenopus tropicalis strain Nigerian chromosome 8, UCB_Xtro_10.0, whole genome shotgun sequence genomic window carries:
- the xrcc3 gene encoding DNA repair protein XRCC3 isoform X1: MDWDQLEVSPRIIAAVKKANIKSAGNILTLSVPELQKLANLSVADVHHLQRAVSAVLRKNLGVTALQIYSEKAKFPAQHQKLSLGCKVLDNFLRGGIPLVGITEIAGESSAGKTQIGLQLCLCVQYPVEYGGLASGAVYICTEDAFPSKRLQQLIKSQHKLRSDVPTEVIKNIRFGDSIFVEHTADVDTLTECITKKVPVLLLRGSIRLVIIDSIAALFRCEFAAKDAAIKAKHLQTLGAKLHSMSSRFLTPVLCINQVTDRVREMNSEQIDLGLQDKKVVPALGISWSNQLLMRVMVARTQHIAPAEHAGGILRTMEVVFAPHIPQSSCYYTVDLEGVKGLDDYTQS; the protein is encoded by the exons ATGGACTGGGATCAGCTGGAAGTGAGCCCTCGGATCATAGCAGCTGTTAAGAAGG CTAACATTAAATCTGCCGGAAACATTTTAACACTTTCTGTGCCAGAACTGCAGAAGTTGGCAAACCTTTCAGTGGCTGATGTCCATCATTTACAGAGAGCGGTTTCTGCTGTTCTGAGGAAGAATTTGGGCGTAACAG CCCTGCAGATTTACAGTGAAAAGGCCAAATTTCCAGCTCAGCACCAAAAGCTTAGCCTTGGATGTAAGGTTCTGGATAACTTTTTGAGAGGTGGCATTCCTCTTGTGGGGATTACAGAAATTGCTGGGGAAAGTTCTGCTGGGAAAACCCAGATAGGCCTTCAGCTTTGCCTTTGTGTTCAGTATCCCGTGGAGTATGGTGGCCTTGCATCAG GAGCGGTCTACATCTGCACCGAGGATGCCTTTCCAAGTAAGCGTTTGCAGCAACTTATCAAATCACAGCACAAACTAAGATCTGATGTGCCAACTGAAGTCATCAAGAACATCCGGTTTGGAGATTCTATTTTTGTTGAGCACACAGCTGATGTG GACACACTTACAGAATGCATCACAAAAAAGGTGCCAGTTCTACTCCTCCGGGGCTCAATCCGTCTGGTCATCATTGATTCAATTGCTGCATTATTTCGCTGTGAATTTGCTGCCAAGGATGCTGCCATAAAAGCAAAACATCTCCAAACACTCGGGGCTAAACTTCACAGTATGAGCAGCAGATTCCTCACGCCTGTCCTTTGCATTAATCAG GTCACCGATAGAGTTAGAGAGATGAATTCTGAACAGATTGATTTGGG TTTGCAGGATAAAAAAGTAGTTCCAGCACTGGGCATTTCATGGTCTAACCAGCTTTTAATGAGGGTGATGGTGGCACGGACTCAGCACATTGCCCCTGCAGAACATGCTGGAGGTATCTTACGAACAATGGAGGTAGTTTTTGCACCACACATCCCTCAGTCTTCTTGTTACTACACAGTAGACCTGGAAGGTGTGAAAGGATTGGATGACTACACCCAAAGCTGA
- the xrcc3 gene encoding DNA repair protein XRCC3 (The RefSeq protein has 4 substitutions compared to this genomic sequence): MDWDQLEVSPRIIAAVKKANIKSAGNILTLSVPELQKLANLSVADVHHLQRAVSAVLRKNLGVTALQIYSEKAKFPAQHQKLSLGCKVLDNFLRGGVPLVGITEIAGESSAGKTQIGLQLCLSVQYPVEYGGLASGAVYICTEDAFPSKRLQQLIKSQHKLRSDVPTEVIKNIRFGDSIFVEHTADVDTLTECITKKVPVLLLRGSIRLVIIDSIAALFRCEFAAKDAAIKAKHLQTLGAKLHSMSNRFLTPVLCINQVTDRVREMNSEQIDLGLQDKKVVPALGISWSNQLLMRVMVARTQHMAPAEHAGGILRTMEVVFAPHIPQSSCYYTVDLEGVKGLDDYTQS; this comes from the exons ATGGACTGGGATCAGCTGGAAGTGAGCCCTCGGATCATAGCAGCTGTTAAGAAGG CTAACATTAAATCTGCCGGAAACATTTTAACACTTTCTGTGCCAGAACTGCAGAAGTTGGCAAACCTTTCAGTGGCTGATGTCCATCATTTACAGAGAGCGGTTTCTGCTGTTCTGAGGAAGAATTTGGGCGTAACAG CCCTGCAGATTTACAGTGAAAAGGCCAAATTTCCAGCTCAGCACCAAAAGCTTAGCCTTGGATGTAAGGTTCTGGATAACTTTTTGAGAGGTGGCATTCCTCTTGTGGGGATTACAGAAATTGCTGGGGAAAGTTCTGCTGGGAAAACCCAGATAGGCCTTCAGCTTTGCCTTTGTGTTCAGTATCCCGTGGAGTATGGTGGCCTTGCATCAG GAGCGGTCTACATCTGCACCGAGGATGCCTTTCCAAGTAAGCGTTTGCAGCAACTTATCAAATCACAGCACAAACTAAGATCTGATGTGCCAACTGAAGTCATCAAGAACATCCGGTTTGGAGATTCTATTTTTGTTGAGCACACAGCTGATGTG GACACACTTACAGAATGCATCACAAAAAAGGTGCCAGTTCTACTCCTCCGGGGCTCAATCCGTCTGGTCATCATTGATTCAATTGCTGCATTATTTCGCTGTGAATTTGCTGCCAAGGATGCTGCCATAAAAGCAAAACATCTCCAAACACTCGGGGCTAAACTTCACAGTATGAGCAGCAGATTCCTCACGCCTGTCCTTTGCATTAATCAG GTCACCGATAGAGTTAGAGAGATGAATTCTGAACAGATTGATTTGGG TTTGCAGGATAAAAAAGTAGTTCCAGCACTGGGCATTTCATGGTCTAACCAGCTTTTAATGAGGGTGATGGTGGCACGGACTCAGCACATTGCCCCTGCAGAACATGCTGGAGGTATCTTACGAACAATGGAGGTAGTTTTTGCACCACACATCCCTCAGTCTTCTTGTTACTACACAGTAGACCTGGAAGGTGTGAAAGGATTGGATGACTACACCCAAAGCTGA
- the zfyve21 gene encoding zinc finger FYVE domain-containing protein 21 isoform 1 (isoform 1 is encoded by transcript variant 1) yields MSTDRDGKKLVRSPSGLRMVPENRAHCSPFCLEEPQWVPDKECPRCMHCDAKFDFITRKHHCRRCGKCFCDKCCSKKVPLPRMCFVDPVRQCGECSVISQKEMEFYDRQLKVLMNGATFSITHGCSEKSETVVCRLSNNHRYLFLDGETHYEIEVSRILTVQILTEGFTPGDKDIHTYTSLLESQCITEGGNSRAIGMLIQYKKQGCDDLKQMKFTTSEDINCNKKMSASWLAAMHKAAKLLYESREQ; encoded by the exons ATGTCCACCGATCGCGATGGAAAGAAGCTTGTGCGTTCTCCCAGCGGGCTTCGTATGGTTCCGGAAAACCGAGCGCATTGCAGCCCTTTCTGCTTGGAGGAACCACAGTGGGTGCCGGACAAAGAG TGCCCTCGGTGTATGCACTGTGATGCAAAGTTTGACTTCATAACCAGGAAG CATCACTGCCGCAGGTGTGGGAAATGCTTTTGTGATAAATGCTGCAGTAAGAAAGTGCCTCTGCCCCGCATGTGCTTTGTGGACCCCGTACGTCAGTGCGGAGAATGTTCTGTCATTTCTCAAAAGGAGATGGAATTCTATGACCGGCAACTGAAAGTTCTGATGAATG GAGCTACATTTTCCATCACTCATGGATGCTCTGAAAAATCTGAGACCGTGGTGTGTCGACTATCCAACAATCACAG ATATTTGTTCCTTGATGGGGAAACCCATTATGAAATAGAAGTTTCTCGGATTTTGACTGTCCAGATACTCACAGAAGGGTTTACTCCTGGAG ATAAAGATATTCATACTTACACCAGCCTGTTGGAGAGCCAGTGCATTACTGAAG gaGGAAATAGCCGTGCAATAGGAATGCTGATCCAGTATAAGAAACAAGGTTGTGATGACTTAAAACAAATGAAGTTTACTACAAGTGAAGATATCAATTGCAACAAGAAGATGTCTGCATCATGGCTGGCAGCAATGCACAag GCAGCAAAGCTCCTTTATGAATCTCGAGAGCAGTAA
- the zfyve21 gene encoding zinc finger FYVE domain-containing protein 21 isoform 2 (isoform 2 is encoded by transcript variant 2), with translation MSTDRDGKKLVRSPSGLRMVPENRAHCSPFCLEEPQWVPDKECPRCMHCDAKFDFITRKHHCRRCGKCFCDKCCSKKVPLPRMCFVDPVRQCGECSVISQKEMEFYDRQLKVLMNGATFSITHGCSEKSETVVCRLSNNHRYLFLDGETHYEIEVSRILTVQILTEGFTPGGGNSRAIGMLIQYKKQGCDDLKQMKFTTSEDINCNKKMSASWLAAMHKAAKLLYESREQ, from the exons ATGTCCACCGATCGCGATGGAAAGAAGCTTGTGCGTTCTCCCAGCGGGCTTCGTATGGTTCCGGAAAACCGAGCGCATTGCAGCCCTTTCTGCTTGGAGGAACCACAGTGGGTGCCGGACAAAGAG TGCCCTCGGTGTATGCACTGTGATGCAAAGTTTGACTTCATAACCAGGAAG CATCACTGCCGCAGGTGTGGGAAATGCTTTTGTGATAAATGCTGCAGTAAGAAAGTGCCTCTGCCCCGCATGTGCTTTGTGGACCCCGTACGTCAGTGCGGAGAATGTTCTGTCATTTCTCAAAAGGAGATGGAATTCTATGACCGGCAACTGAAAGTTCTGATGAATG GAGCTACATTTTCCATCACTCATGGATGCTCTGAAAAATCTGAGACCGTGGTGTGTCGACTATCCAACAATCACAG ATATTTGTTCCTTGATGGGGAAACCCATTATGAAATAGAAGTTTCTCGGATTTTGACTGTCCAGATACTCACAGAAGGGTTTACTCCTGGAG gaGGAAATAGCCGTGCAATAGGAATGCTGATCCAGTATAAGAAACAAGGTTGTGATGACTTAAAACAAATGAAGTTTACTACAAGTGAAGATATCAATTGCAACAAGAAGATGTCTGCATCATGGCTGGCAGCAATGCACAag GCAGCAAAGCTCCTTTATGAATCTCGAGAGCAGTAA